The following proteins are co-located in the Silene latifolia isolate original U9 population chromosome 1, ASM4854445v1, whole genome shotgun sequence genome:
- the LOC141614657 gene encoding putative calcium-binding protein At1g02270 — MNCPQTISCTTFNILAPIYKRLGGGMRESDFSESWLSRNENILDRLLHLKSSVICLQEFWMGNEELVRMYEKRLGDAGYLTYKLARTNNRGDGLLTAIHQNHFRVLNYRELLFNDIGDRVAQVLHVEVCGNISQNGKINKMKEALIVNTHLIFPHDSRYCFLRLQQVYKILQYIRSYVENYSLFVPVILCGDWNGSKKGHVYKFLRSQGFESSYDIAHHCEKNTDDFQKWVSHRNHRGNICGVDFIWLQNPRKFHKPLKESFMEAILGNIKNLLKSVITGSGGDQMFEIFRIKGSCITYSDFCEVLEELGICGHPCGGLNEEDIKEIWERIDEDGDGIADVPNFLRAWSLCSDSWNEERDKKSVEEVGETRSSRATIGFVVKKATLFPKEAEKGTWPESYMLSDHAHLTVEFAVKDVHCTL; from the exons ATGAATTGTCCACAGACGATTTCCTGCACGACTTTCAATATCCTCGCTCCTATTTACAAGCGTCTAGGAGGAGGG ATGCGCGAAAGTGACTTTTCAGAGTCTTGGCTTAGTCGAAATGAGAACATATTGGATAGACTGCTTCACTTGAAATCCTCTGTCATTTGCTTGCAG GAATTTTGGATGGGTAATGAGGAACTGGTGAGAATGTATGAAAAGCGACTTGGTGATGCTGGTTATCTAACTTACAAGCTTGCTCGTACAAACAATCGCGGTGATG GTCTCCTTACAGCGATACATCAGAACCATTTCCGGGTGTTAAATTACAGGGAACTGTTATTCAACGACATTGGTGATCGCGTAGCTCAAGTTTTACATGTCGAAGTTTGTGGGAATATTTCTCAGAATGgcaaaatcaacaaaatgaaGGAAGCACTAATTGTAAATACTCACTTGATCTTTCCACACGATTCTAGATATTGTTTCCTACGCCTTCAGCAG GTTTACAAGATTTTACAATATATCAGGTCATATGTCGAGAACTACTCCCTATTTGTACCCGTCATCCTTTGTGG GGATTGGAACGGAAGTAAGAAGGGGCATGTGTATAAATTCTTACGGTCACAAGGCTTCGAATCATCCTATGACATTGCTCACCATTGCGAAAAAAATACTGATGACTTTCAGAAG TGGGTGAGTCACCGAAACCACAGAGGTAATATTTGCGGGGTGGACTTCATTTGGCTCCAAAATCCTCGGAAATTTCACAAACCtttaaaagagagtttcatggaaGCGATTTTAGGGAATATAAAG AACTTGCTGAAAAGCGTCATCACAGGAAGCGGTGGTGATCAGATGTTCGAGATCTTCAGAATCAAAGGGAGTTGCATTACGTACTCTGATTTCTGTGAAGTCCTTGAAGAG TTAGGAATATGTGGACACCCATGCGGAGGCCTAAATGAAGAAGATATCAAGGAAATATGGGAGCGTATAGATGAAGATGGCGATGGAATTGCTGACGTGCCAAACTTTCTG AGGGCATGGAGCTTGTGTTCGGACTCTTGGAATGAAGAACGTGACAAAAAGAGCGTAGAAGAAGTGGGAGAAACTCGAAGCTCCAGAGCTACAATCGGATTTGTGGTAAAAAAGGCCACATTGTTTCCTAAGGAAGCCGAAAAAGGGACATGGCCCGAAAGTTACATGCTTTCCGACCATGCACATTTGACTGTTGAATTTGCTGTGAAGGATGTTCACTGCACTTTGTAG